Proteins from a genomic interval of Actinoalloteichus hymeniacidonis:
- a CDS encoding iron-siderophore ABC transporter substrate-binding protein produces MRTTPRRRGRLAATLLGCALLMSGCGAAQERSTPEMPQADEGAFPVTISTAFGDVTIDEQPQRVVALGWNDAETALALGVQPVGAADWLDIGGDGVAPWVEDGYDHPPTMLGTLQLNIEALAELDPDLILDTRASGEQDRYDLLSGLDVPVVSIPESGHAYLTSWEDQLDMIGRAVGRAEEADRLRTELDEKFATAKDAHPEFDGATTVVAARTTSTWGAYITDTSRIQFMEKLGFVNSPAIEELADEGFSVDISHERLDLLDADLTVVSGIGVAAEEIEDDPLFQAVPSVRDGHSMVLDDEALDQAFASASVLGQSYALDGLVPGFAAAVAG; encoded by the coding sequence ATGCGCACCACCCCACGACGTCGAGGCCGGCTGGCCGCCACACTGCTCGGCTGCGCCCTGCTGATGTCGGGTTGTGGCGCGGCGCAGGAACGGTCCACCCCCGAGATGCCGCAGGCGGATGAGGGCGCCTTCCCGGTCACCATCTCCACCGCGTTCGGGGACGTCACCATCGACGAACAACCGCAACGGGTGGTGGCGCTCGGTTGGAACGATGCCGAGACAGCCCTCGCGCTGGGTGTGCAACCCGTCGGAGCCGCGGACTGGCTCGACATCGGCGGCGACGGAGTCGCACCGTGGGTCGAGGACGGTTACGACCACCCGCCGACCATGCTGGGCACCCTGCAGCTCAACATCGAGGCGCTCGCCGAGCTCGATCCCGACCTGATCCTGGACACCCGAGCCAGCGGCGAGCAGGACCGTTACGACCTACTCAGCGGACTCGACGTGCCGGTGGTGAGCATTCCCGAGAGCGGCCACGCCTATCTGACGAGCTGGGAGGACCAGCTCGACATGATCGGACGTGCCGTCGGTCGCGCCGAGGAGGCCGATCGACTGCGCACCGAGCTGGACGAGAAGTTCGCCACGGCCAAGGACGCCCATCCCGAGTTCGACGGCGCAACGACCGTGGTGGCGGCCCGCACCACCTCGACATGGGGCGCCTACATCACCGATACCTCCCGCATCCAGTTCATGGAGAAGCTCGGCTTCGTCAACTCCCCCGCCATCGAGGAGCTCGCTGACGAGGGTTTCTCCGTCGACATCTCCCATGAACGTCTGGACCTGTTGGACGCCGACCTCACCGTGGTGTCGGGCATCGGGGTGGCCGCCGAGGAGATCGAGGACGACCCGCTGTTCCAGGCGGTCCCCTCGGTTCGGGACGGCCACAGCATGGTGCTCGACGACGAAGCCCTGGACCAGGCCTTCGCCAGCGCATCGGTGCTCGGCCAGTCCTACGCGCTGGACGGACTCGTCCCCGGATTCGCCGCCGCCGTGGCGGGCTGA
- a CDS encoding siderophore-interacting protein: MSVNTEIRAPRSTVVRPFSLFYITVTEARAITPNMVRVTFGGPDLAGFTSGGLDQRVKLFFPLAGQDVPVLPAPDDWYQAYKDMPDSVRPVMRTFTIRDHRKDDTEIDIDFAVHGDLGPASRWAGRAQVGDVLGLLGPDARHADNGGVEYRPEGADWQLIVGDDTALPAIGAIIESLPAGTPAQVFLEVATAADVQRFDTEGDVRITWLSRAQADPDQPSQLVAAVRNAQLPSGRPYAWTAGEAGMVRELRKHLVTDLGWDRKHGYFGGYWRVDTAEDAR, encoded by the coding sequence ATGTCTGTCAACACGGAGATCCGCGCCCCGCGCTCGACGGTGGTCCGACCGTTCTCCCTCTTCTACATCACCGTGACCGAGGCTCGCGCCATCACGCCGAACATGGTGCGGGTCACCTTCGGCGGCCCGGACCTGGCGGGTTTCACCAGCGGCGGGCTCGACCAACGGGTCAAACTCTTCTTCCCGTTGGCCGGGCAGGACGTGCCGGTGCTGCCCGCCCCCGACGACTGGTACCAGGCGTACAAGGACATGCCGGACTCGGTTCGGCCGGTCATGCGGACCTTCACCATCCGAGACCACCGCAAGGACGATACCGAGATCGACATCGATTTCGCCGTGCACGGCGATCTCGGACCTGCCTCGCGCTGGGCCGGGCGGGCGCAGGTGGGTGATGTGCTCGGATTACTCGGGCCGGACGCGCGTCATGCCGACAACGGCGGGGTGGAATACCGACCGGAGGGTGCCGACTGGCAATTGATCGTGGGAGACGACACCGCGTTGCCCGCCATCGGCGCCATCATCGAATCGCTCCCGGCCGGCACCCCGGCGCAGGTGTTCCTCGAGGTCGCCACGGCCGCGGACGTCCAACGATTCGACACCGAGGGCGACGTGCGGATCACCTGGTTGTCGCGGGCGCAGGCCGACCCGGATCAACCCTCGCAACTGGTCGCCGCCGTACGCAACGCGCAGCTGCCCTCGGGCAGGCCGTACGCGTGGACGGCGGGCGAGGCAGGCATGGTCCGCGAGTTGCGCAAGCACCTGGTGACCGATCTCGGCTGGGATCGCAAGCACGGCTACTTCGGTGGGTACTGGCGGGTCGACACGGCCGAGGACGCCCGCTGA
- a CDS encoding MDR family NADP-dependent oxidoreductase: MKIEKWVVAEHHEGVPDVERVYHKVTEDLDTELGDGQMLFKTLYVSVDPYLQGITLDTPIGDHMGADSVMEVLESGPNAPFRPGDLVQGFGGWRSHLVSDGTPALWQTGTFPMVFPAFRKLNPDDYDERLPLSTALGVLGGPGMTAWGTLNKFMTVKPGDTVLISGASGALGSLLGQLVRRAGGRAIGSTSSPAKAAYLRELGFDAVIDYQQGDDLDTVGEALRSVAPDGIDKYFDCLGGAITDAAFSMLNVDSQVAVCWQWATQVGNDYTGPRLLPYIMFPRTTIRGIFSLEWFTEQNWAALHEDLGGMIRRGEVDYIQTVRHGFDDIPAAYGSLYVDRAVNRGKVLVALD; this comes from the coding sequence GTGAAGATCGAGAAATGGGTCGTCGCCGAGCACCACGAGGGCGTGCCCGATGTCGAGCGGGTCTACCACAAGGTGACCGAGGACCTCGACACCGAACTCGGCGACGGGCAGATGCTGTTCAAGACCTTGTACGTCTCGGTCGATCCGTATCTGCAGGGCATCACCCTGGACACCCCGATCGGGGATCACATGGGTGCCGACTCGGTCATGGAGGTGCTCGAGTCGGGTCCCAACGCCCCGTTCCGCCCCGGCGACCTCGTTCAGGGCTTCGGCGGCTGGCGCAGCCACCTGGTGAGCGACGGGACCCCCGCGCTGTGGCAGACCGGGACCTTCCCCATGGTCTTTCCGGCGTTCCGGAAACTGAACCCGGACGACTACGACGAACGCCTGCCCCTCAGCACGGCGCTGGGGGTGCTGGGCGGGCCGGGCATGACGGCCTGGGGCACGCTGAACAAGTTCATGACCGTCAAACCCGGTGACACGGTGCTCATCAGCGGTGCCTCCGGAGCCCTCGGTTCCCTGCTCGGCCAACTGGTCCGACGGGCGGGCGGCCGGGCGATCGGCAGCACCTCGTCGCCCGCCAAGGCGGCCTACCTGAGGGAACTCGGCTTCGACGCGGTGATCGATTACCAGCAGGGCGACGACCTCGATACCGTCGGCGAGGCCCTGCGGTCGGTCGCACCGGACGGCATCGACAAGTACTTCGACTGCCTGGGCGGCGCGATCACCGACGCGGCGTTCTCGATGCTCAACGTGGACAGCCAGGTCGCGGTGTGCTGGCAGTGGGCGACCCAGGTCGGCAACGACTACACCGGGCCCCGTCTGCTGCCGTACATCATGTTCCCCCGGACGACGATCCGAGGGATCTTCTCGCTGGAGTGGTTCACCGAGCAGAACTGGGCGGCGTTGCACGAGGACCTCGGCGGGATGATCCGTCGCGGCGAGGTCGACTACATCCAGACCGTTCGGCACGGCTTCGACGACATCCCCGCCGCCTACGGCAGTCTGTACGTCGACCGGGCCGTCAACCGGGGCAAGGTACTGGTCGCGTTGGACTGA
- a CDS encoding phytoene desaturase family protein: MPRTTTRAQPRKSMIIVGAGLGGLSTGCYAQMNGYQSQIFEMHEIPGGCCTAWDRGDFTFDCCISWLLGNGPGNEMHQIWLELGALQGKEMRHFDVFNIVRGRDGQPVYFYSDPDRLQTHLTEISPADARLIRNFCDGLRKFKKALAVYPFLKPVGLMGTLERWRMMSRYLPYFNVVRKSISVLMSDYSSKFQHPLLREAFNFILYERHPAFPVLPNYFQLASHANMSAGVPEGGSLGLAKSIEERYQRLGGEVTYNAKVEEVLVEDDRAVGIRLSDGREYRADIVVSAADGHTTTMKLLKGRYLNKEYRKLYTKTIEEPGMVFPGYFILFLGLRRPFPEGEPCTTHLLDDEAAADMLGIRHSSINVQFRSQHYPELSPEGTTVVYATYFCDIEPWRALNEGPEQASRIRRGEELHTLPVRHGREYHQAKRRVRDAMVRFLDQRYPGLKDAIAVKDMSSPLTQLRYTGNYDGTVLGWQPFVESGETLEVLIRKHGPGLPGLKNFYLSGVWATTGGLIRAAAAGRHVMQFICRDDGLEFTASVDETKPPPTHRLIPVGPAPTTAPEADPVPAVASSSYRTGA, encoded by the coding sequence ATGCCACGAACGACAACGCGAGCACAGCCCAGGAAGTCGATGATCATCGTCGGCGCAGGCCTGGGCGGCCTGTCCACCGGCTGCTACGCGCAGATGAACGGATATCAGAGCCAGATCTTCGAGATGCACGAGATCCCCGGGGGATGCTGCACCGCATGGGATCGCGGTGACTTCACCTTCGACTGCTGCATCAGCTGGCTGCTGGGCAACGGCCCCGGCAACGAGATGCACCAGATCTGGCTCGAACTCGGTGCCCTGCAGGGCAAGGAGATGCGGCACTTCGACGTCTTCAACATCGTGCGCGGCCGCGATGGCCAGCCGGTGTACTTCTACTCCGACCCGGATCGTCTGCAGACGCACCTGACCGAGATCTCACCCGCGGACGCGCGGCTGATCCGGAACTTCTGCGACGGACTGCGCAAATTCAAGAAGGCGTTGGCGGTGTATCCCTTCCTCAAGCCGGTCGGCTTGATGGGCACCCTCGAACGCTGGCGGATGATGTCGCGATATCTGCCGTACTTCAACGTGGTCCGGAAGTCGATCAGCGTACTGATGTCGGACTACTCCTCGAAGTTCCAACACCCACTCCTTCGAGAGGCGTTCAACTTCATCCTGTACGAGCGGCATCCGGCCTTCCCGGTGCTGCCCAACTACTTCCAGCTCGCCTCGCACGCGAACATGTCGGCGGGCGTCCCGGAAGGCGGCTCCCTCGGCCTGGCCAAGTCCATCGAGGAGCGCTACCAACGGCTCGGCGGCGAGGTGACCTACAACGCCAAGGTCGAGGAGGTGCTCGTCGAGGACGACCGGGCCGTGGGCATCCGGCTCAGCGATGGACGCGAGTACCGCGCCGACATCGTCGTCTCGGCCGCGGACGGCCACACCACGACGATGAAACTGCTCAAGGGTCGATACCTGAACAAGGAGTACCGCAAGCTGTACACGAAGACCATCGAGGAACCGGGCATGGTCTTCCCCGGCTACTTCATCCTGTTCCTCGGACTGCGGCGGCCGTTCCCGGAGGGCGAGCCGTGCACCACGCATCTACTGGACGACGAGGCGGCCGCCGACATGCTCGGCATCCGGCACTCCAGCATCAACGTCCAGTTCCGTAGCCAGCACTACCCGGAGTTGTCGCCGGAGGGAACGACCGTCGTCTACGCCACGTACTTCTGCGACATCGAACCGTGGCGGGCACTCAACGAGGGACCCGAGCAGGCCAGCCGGATCCGTCGAGGCGAGGAGCTGCACACCCTGCCGGTCCGGCATGGCCGCGAATACCACCAGGCCAAGCGGCGCGTGCGCGACGCGATGGTGCGATTCCTCGACCAGCGTTATCCCGGGCTGAAGGACGCCATCGCGGTGAAGGACATGTCGAGTCCGCTCACCCAACTGCGCTACACCGGCAACTACGACGGCACGGTGCTGGGCTGGCAGCCGTTCGTGGAGAGCGGCGAGACCCTGGAGGTCCTGATCCGCAAACACGGACCCGGATTGCCGGGGCTGAAGAACTTCTACCTGTCGGGCGTGTGGGCCACCACGGGCGGGCTGATCCGCGCCGCCGCAGCGGGCCGACACGTCATGCAGTTCATCTGCCGGGACGACGGACTGGAGTTCACCGCCTCCGTCGACGAGACGAAGCCGCCGCCCACCCATCGCCTGATCCCGGTCGGTCCCGCGCCGACCACCGCGCCAGAAGCCGACCCGGTGCCCGCCGTCGCCTCGTCGTCTTACCGAACAGGAGCTTGA
- a CDS encoding phytoene desaturase family protein: MARDLVAGWDRRDRAPGDKPRVLVIGAGIAGMSTGCYAQMSGMETRILEKHVLPGGCCTAWAREGYIFDYTIEWLIGTAEGNDANQLWRELGAFDGKTIKNFAMFNKVVDSDGRSVVFYNDPDRLERHLLEISPADAKLIRAFCRDLRRFIPMNLYPFLTPPPLESVGEKIAKLRTILPAFVLYWRTAATQMKTFADKFADPLLRKAFRNIFFQDPEDFPLLPFLFNMAAAHNDNAGFPQGGSLGLARSIEERYLGLGGDITYRARVARILVEDDRAVGVELKGGERLYADHVVAACDGRTTIYDFLDGRYTGPTIDRLYDELLTKPGTLFPAVVSAFVGIEGDLDADRAHSTTYLLPDSAGPGLPGSLQNSIVVQLRSQYSDGFAPEGKSVIHCTYFSDYSYWKSLRNTDRREYRAQKRQIAEFVREFLVSRLPELAGRIDLVDIATPATTNRYTGNFDGSILAWKAFSDADDLAAKLINKEHMRLPGLRGFSMAGQWVGLGGLIRAASTGRFVTQFLCAELGVEFQAWESSGTEPWHPDKLGHLPQLDARPVR, from the coding sequence GTGGCGCGTGATCTCGTAGCAGGCTGGGACCGCCGAGACCGAGCACCGGGGGACAAACCCAGGGTCCTGGTGATCGGGGCGGGCATCGCCGGGATGTCCACCGGCTGCTATGCCCAGATGAGCGGGATGGAGACCCGGATTCTGGAGAAGCATGTGCTCCCCGGCGGCTGCTGCACCGCGTGGGCGCGGGAGGGCTACATCTTCGACTACACCATCGAGTGGTTGATCGGCACCGCCGAGGGCAACGACGCCAACCAGTTGTGGCGGGAACTCGGCGCGTTCGACGGCAAGACGATCAAGAACTTCGCGATGTTCAACAAGGTCGTCGACTCCGACGGTCGCTCGGTGGTGTTCTACAACGACCCGGATCGCCTCGAACGGCACCTGCTGGAGATCTCGCCGGCCGACGCCAAGCTGATCCGCGCGTTCTGTCGGGACCTGCGCCGGTTCATCCCGATGAACCTGTATCCCTTCCTGACCCCGCCGCCGCTGGAGAGCGTCGGAGAGAAGATCGCGAAGCTGCGGACGATCCTGCCCGCGTTCGTGCTGTACTGGCGCACCGCGGCCACCCAGATGAAGACCTTCGCCGACAAGTTCGCCGATCCGTTGCTGCGCAAGGCGTTCCGCAACATCTTCTTCCAGGACCCGGAGGACTTCCCGCTCCTGCCGTTCCTGTTCAACATGGCGGCCGCGCACAACGACAACGCGGGTTTCCCGCAGGGCGGGTCGCTCGGCCTGGCCCGATCGATCGAGGAACGCTATCTCGGTCTCGGCGGCGATATCACCTACCGGGCCAGGGTGGCCCGCATCCTGGTCGAGGACGACCGGGCGGTGGGCGTCGAACTCAAGGGCGGCGAACGGCTGTACGCCGATCACGTCGTCGCCGCCTGCGATGGTCGAACAACCATCTACGACTTCCTCGACGGGCGCTACACCGGTCCCACCATCGACCGGTTGTACGACGAGTTGCTGACCAAACCGGGCACCCTGTTCCCCGCCGTGGTCTCCGCTTTCGTCGGCATCGAGGGCGATCTCGATGCCGACCGCGCCCACAGCACCACCTATCTGCTCCCCGATTCCGCGGGACCGGGACTGCCGGGATCTCTGCAGAACAGCATCGTCGTGCAGCTGCGTTCGCAGTATTCGGACGGCTTCGCGCCCGAGGGCAAGTCGGTCATCCATTGCACCTACTTCAGCGACTACTCGTACTGGAAGTCGCTGCGCAACACGGACCGACGGGAGTACCGGGCGCAGAAACGGCAGATCGCCGAGTTCGTCCGCGAATTCCTCGTCAGCCGACTGCCGGAACTGGCCGGTCGGATCGATCTGGTCGACATCGCCACTCCCGCGACCACGAACCGCTACACCGGGAACTTCGACGGCAGCATCCTCGCCTGGAAGGCGTTCTCCGATGCCGACGACCTGGCCGCGAAGCTGATCAACAAGGAACACATGCGCCTGCCAGGCCTACGCGGATTCTCGATGGCAGGCCAATGGGTCGGCCTCGGCGGGCTGATCCGCGCCGCATCCACCGGCCGCTTCGTCACCCAGTTCCTGTGCGCGGAGCTGGGCGTGGAGTTCCAGGCCTGGGAGAGCTCGGGAACCGAGCCCTGGCATCCGGACAAACTCGGTCACCTGCCGCAGCTCGACGCCCGGCCGGTCCGCTGA